The Methanoculleus sp. SDB genome contains a region encoding:
- a CDS encoding DNA gyrase subunit B, translating into MSNTYDASHITVLEGLSPVRERPAMYIGSTDTRGLHHLVYEVVDNAIDEALAGFCDRIRITINADGSCTVEDDGRGIPVDIMPQYGKSALEVVLTVLHAGGKFDKNTYQVSGGLHGVGVSVVNALASWLTAEVYRDGKVYSMGFERGAVVSPLSSKKETNAEHDARIREWYGKRQGIPEEQMTGTRVTFMPDPAIFDMVDFDFDILDHRMRELAFLNSGVTIIISDERTGDSSTYCYEGGIREYVSYLTTGKEVLHPDVIYLKSEDTENKVEVEVGLQYTRSFSETMLTFVNSVNTREGGTHLEGFRSALTRTINTSARKNNLFKGSAEGLRGDDVREGLNAVISIKIANPQFEGQTKMRLGNSNVRGIVDSLVYQSLLEYFEENPRVIATIVEKALMAARAREAARKARELARRKSTLESSGLPGKLADCSERDPAKSELYIVEGDSAGGSAKQGRSRLFQAILPLRGKILNVEKANPHKILKNNEIQALISAIGSGVGEDFDGERARYHRIVLMTDADVDGAHIRTLLLTFFFRYMPDLIERGYVYIAQPPLYRISKGKAERYAYDEDEMKSIMAEFGEKGVHIQRYKGLGEMNASQLWETTMSPESRVFKQVNIEDASYANEIFEKLMGEDVQARKDFIRRHAKEVTNLDI; encoded by the coding sequence GTGAGTAATACGTATGATGCGTCCCACATAACCGTGCTTGAGGGCCTTTCACCGGTGCGCGAACGGCCTGCCATGTATATCGGCAGCACGGATACCCGTGGCCTCCATCACCTTGTCTACGAAGTGGTCGACAACGCCATCGACGAAGCGCTTGCAGGATTCTGCGACCGGATACGCATCACCATCAATGCGGACGGATCCTGTACCGTCGAGGACGACGGACGCGGCATTCCCGTCGACATCATGCCGCAGTACGGGAAAAGCGCCCTCGAAGTCGTTCTCACGGTGCTGCATGCCGGCGGTAAATTCGACAAGAATACCTACCAGGTCTCGGGTGGCCTGCACGGAGTCGGCGTCTCGGTCGTGAATGCTCTCGCGAGCTGGCTCACAGCCGAAGTGTACCGCGACGGGAAGGTCTATTCGATGGGCTTCGAACGGGGTGCGGTCGTCTCGCCGCTTTCTTCAAAGAAAGAAACGAATGCGGAGCATGATGCGCGGATCCGGGAATGGTACGGGAAGCGGCAGGGAATTCCGGAAGAGCAGATGACCGGGACACGGGTCACCTTCATGCCCGATCCCGCAATATTCGATATGGTCGATTTTGACTTCGACATTCTTGATCACCGGATGCGGGAACTGGCGTTCCTGAATTCCGGTGTTACCATCATCATTTCCGATGAACGTACCGGGGACTCCTCGACCTACTGCTACGAGGGGGGCATCCGGGAGTACGTCTCGTATCTGACGACCGGCAAGGAGGTGCTGCACCCCGATGTGATCTATCTGAAAAGCGAGGACACCGAGAATAAGGTCGAAGTCGAAGTCGGCCTCCAGTATACCCGCAGCTTTTCGGAGACGATGCTCACGTTCGTCAACAGCGTCAATACGCGCGAAGGAGGAACCCATCTGGAAGGGTTCAGGAGCGCCCTCACCCGCACCATCAATACCTCCGCCCGGAAGAACAATCTTTTCAAGGGCTCGGCGGAGGGACTCCGGGGAGATGATGTCAGGGAAGGCCTCAACGCGGTCATCAGCATCAAGATCGCGAACCCGCAGTTCGAAGGCCAGACAAAGATGCGGCTCGGAAACAGCAATGTCCGCGGTATCGTCGATTCTCTCGTATACCAGTCCCTTCTCGAATATTTTGAGGAAAACCCCCGTGTCATCGCGACGATTGTCGAAAAGGCTCTCATGGCGGCACGTGCCCGCGAAGCGGCGCGAAAGGCGAGGGAGCTTGCACGCAGGAAAAGCACTCTCGAAAGCTCGGGTCTCCCCGGGAAACTTGCCGATTGTTCGGAGCGCGATCCCGCGAAGAGCGAACTCTATATCGTGGAAGGAGATTCTGCAGGTGGTTCCGCAAAACAGGGGCGTTCGCGTCTTTTTCAGGCGATTCTGCCGCTTCGCGGGAAGATCCTGAACGTCGAGAAGGCCAATCCCCATAAAATTCTGAAAAACAACGAAATACAGGCCCTGATATCGGCGATCGGATCGGGCGTGGGGGAGGACTTCGATGGCGAGCGTGCACGGTATCACCGCATTGTCCTGATGACGGATGCCGATGTGGACGGGGCGCATATCCGCACCCTGCTGCTTACCTTCTTCTTCCGGTATATGCCCGACCTGATCGAGCGCGGCTATGTCTACATCGCACAGCCTCCCCTCTACCGGATTTCAAAGGGAAAGGCGGAGCGCTATGCATACGACGAAGATGAAATGAAGTCGATAATGGCGGAATTCGGTGAAAAAGGCGTTCATATTCAACGATATAAGGGTCTCGGCGAGATGAATGCCTCCCAGCTCTGGGAGACGACGATGAGCCCTGAGTCCCGCGTGTTCAAGCAGGTGAATATCGAGGATGCCAGCTATGCGAACGAGATCTTCGAGAAACTGATGGGAGAGGATGTTCAGGCACGGAAGGATTTCATCCGGCGTCATGCAAAGGAGGTGACGAACCTTGACATCTGA
- a CDS encoding cobalt transporter encodes MIEELFDIERIAYRDSPVHRLDARVKVIITVAAILAIVAFPYSAGVYVVGGIFFLYCAGLWAAAGVPPRIYFMRLLLILPFGIFIILFQIFFENPYYAVFHPIVELPLGVRIFAESVEFAAILGVKFLVCVSFVILLSSTTKMQDLLEGAGRLGMPAEFTLVLGMMIRYLFVFAGMYRRIKNALDTRCFDAFDSSLPYRYRLRELSYTIGTVFIRSFEQGERTYTSMLCRGYGRGSHLFITKKPLRMGEWLLLGGTIAYFTGTAIGGFVLL; translated from the coding sequence ATGATCGAGGAGCTCTTTGACATCGAGCGCATCGCCTACCGCGACAGCCCGGTCCACAGACTTGATGCACGCGTGAAGGTGATCATAACGGTAGCGGCGATTCTGGCAATCGTTGCCTTCCCGTACTCGGCCGGGGTGTACGTCGTCGGCGGCATATTCTTCCTGTACTGTGCGGGACTCTGGGCCGCTGCAGGGGTGCCGCCCAGGATTTACTTCATGCGCCTTCTCCTGATCCTGCCGTTCGGCATTTTTATCATTCTGTTTCAGATCTTTTTCGAAAATCCCTACTATGCGGTGTTTCACCCGATTGTCGAACTGCCCCTCGGAGTGCGGATTTTTGCGGAATCTGTCGAGTTCGCAGCGATTCTGGGGGTGAAATTTCTTGTCTGCGTCTCGTTTGTCATTCTGCTTTCGTCGACGACGAAGATGCAGGACCTGCTGGAGGGTGCCGGAAGGCTGGGAATGCCCGCGGAATTCACCCTCGTGCTCGGCATGATGATCCGCTATCTTTTCGTCTTTGCGGGCATGTACCGCCGCATAAAAAATGCGCTCGATACGCGGTGTTTCGATGCATTTGATTCCTCTCTCCCCTACCGGTACCGGCTTCGAGAGCTCAGCTACACGATCGGCACCGTCTTTATCCGGTCGTTCGAGCAGGGAGAGCGAACCTACACGAGCATGCTCTGCCGGGGGTATGGCAGGGGTTCGCACCTGTTCATCACGAAAAAGCCGCTGAGAATGGGGGAGTGGCTCCTGCTCGGGGGAACGATTGCATATTTTACGGGAACAGCCATCGGCGGCTTTGTACTGCTGTAG
- a CDS encoding ATP-binding protein, protein MHLIEARDLCYSYRNDIAALRDVNFIAGRKSRIAVIGANGAGKSTLFKHFNGILKPTAGEVLIRGEPITRKNIREVRKFVGIVFQNPDDQIFSPTVEQDVAFGPTNLGLDEDTVAHRVDEALRLVGLEDLRERVPHHLSGGEKKRVAIAGVIAMEPQVMVMDEPTAGLDPQGVSDLISFVNTLPEKYGITVLLSTHHLDIVPEMADFIYVMDGGSIVGKGTVNEIFMQDDLLRRSRLEVPALPRLIRSLRAHGIDIPLGFTYDEAERAFLAAFQEKP, encoded by the coding sequence ATGCATCTCATCGAAGCACGGGATCTCTGCTATTCTTACCGGAATGATATCGCGGCGCTTCGTGATGTCAATTTTATTGCCGGGCGTAAATCGAGGATTGCCGTCATCGGAGCGAACGGTGCGGGTAAAAGCACCCTTTTTAAGCACTTCAACGGCATTCTGAAACCGACCGCCGGCGAGGTGCTCATCCGGGGGGAACCTATAACACGGAAGAATATCCGGGAAGTCAGGAAATTCGTCGGTATCGTTTTCCAGAATCCCGACGACCAGATATTCTCGCCGACTGTGGAGCAGGATGTCGCGTTCGGGCCCACAAACCTCGGACTTGACGAGGATACTGTCGCCCATCGCGTCGATGAGGCGCTCCGCCTTGTCGGGCTCGAGGATCTCAGGGAACGGGTGCCGCACCACCTCAGCGGAGGGGAGAAGAAGCGTGTGGCAATCGCCGGTGTCATTGCCATGGAGCCGCAGGTCATGGTTATGGACGAACCGACGGCCGGGCTTGATCCACAGGGCGTTTCCGATCTGATCTCGTTTGTCAATACCCTCCCCGAAAAGTACGGCATCACCGTTCTTCTCTCCACGCACCATCTCGACATCGTTCCCGAGATGGCGGACTTCATCTATGTCATGGACGGGGGTTCGATTGTCGGGAAGGGGACGGTGAACGAGATCTTCATGCAGGACGACCTCCTCCGGCGCTCACGGCTGGAAGTTCCTGCGCTTCCGCGGCTTATCCGGTCGCTCCGGGCTCACGGGATTGACATTCCTCTCGGGTTCACCTATGATGAGGCGGAACGGGCGTTTCTCGCTGCCTTTCAGGAGAAGCCATGA